The following are encoded in a window of Peromyscus maniculatus bairdii isolate BWxNUB_F1_BW_parent chromosome X, HU_Pman_BW_mat_3.1, whole genome shotgun sequence genomic DNA:
- the Cldn2 gene encoding claudin-2 isoform X2, translating into MASLGVQLVGYVLGLLGLLGTSIAMLLPNWRTSSYVGASIVTAVGFSKGLWMECATHSTGITQCDIYSTLLGLPADIQAAQAMMVTSSAMSSLACIISVVGMRCTVFCQDSRAKDRVAVVGGVFFILGGILGFIPVAWNLHGILRDFYSPLVPDSMKFEIGEALYLGIISALFSLVAGVILCFSCSPQGNRTNYYDGYQAQPLTTRSSPRPGQQPKAKNEFNSYSLTGYV; encoded by the coding sequence ATGGCCTCCCTTGGCGTCCAACTGGTGGGCTACGTCCTAGGCCTTTTGGGGCTTTTAGGCACATCGATTGCCATGCTGCTTCCCAACTGGCGAACGAGTTCTTACGTTGGTGCCAGCATTGTGACAGCGGTTGGCTTTTCCAAGGGCCTCTGGATGGAGTGTGCTACACACAGCACAGGCATCACGCAGTGTGATATCTACAGTACACTTCTAGGACTTCCTGCTGACATCCAGGCTGCCCAGGCCATGATGGTGACATCCAGCGCAATGTCCTCACTGGCCTGCATTATCTCTGTGGTGGGCATGAGATGCACAGTGTTCTGCCAGGATTCTCGAGCTAAGGACAGAGTGGCCGTAGTGGGTGGAGTTTTCTTCATCCTTGGTGGCATCCTGGGTTTTATCCCAGTTGCCTGGAATCTTCATGGCATCCTTCGGGACTTCTACTCACCACTGGTTcctgacagcatgaaatttgagATTGGAGAGGCCCTTTACTTGGGCATTATTTCAGCCCTCTTCTCGCTGGTAGCTGGAGTCAtcctctgcttctcctgctcGCCTCAGGGAAATCGTACCAACTACTATGATGGCTACCAGGCCCAGCCTCTTACCACAAGGAGCTCTCCAAGGCCTGGGCAACAGCCCAAAGCCAAGAATGAGTTCAACTCCTACAGCCTGACTGGGTACGTGTGA
- the Cldn2 gene encoding claudin-2 isoform X1 has protein sequence MASLGVQLVGYVLGLLGLLGTSIAMLLPNWRTSSYVGASIVTAVGFSKGLWMECATHSTGITQCDIYSTLLGLPADIQAAQAMMVTSSAMSSLACIISVVGMRCTVFCQDSRAKDRVAVVGGVFFILGGILGFIPVAWNLHGILRDFYSPLVPDSMKFEIGEALYLGIISALFSLVAGVILCFSCSPQGNRTNYYDGYQAQPLTTRSSPRPGQQPKAKNEFNSYSLTGVSRLGCE, from the exons ATGGCCTCCCTTGGCGTCCAACTGGTGGGCTACGTCCTAGGCCTTTTGGGGCTTTTAGGCACATCGATTGCCATGCTGCTTCCCAACTGGCGAACGAGTTCTTACGTTGGTGCCAGCATTGTGACAGCGGTTGGCTTTTCCAAGGGCCTCTGGATGGAGTGTGCTACACACAGCACAGGCATCACGCAGTGTGATATCTACAGTACACTTCTAGGACTTCCTGCTGACATCCAGGCTGCCCAGGCCATGATGGTGACATCCAGCGCAATGTCCTCACTGGCCTGCATTATCTCTGTGGTGGGCATGAGATGCACAGTGTTCTGCCAGGATTCTCGAGCTAAGGACAGAGTGGCCGTAGTGGGTGGAGTTTTCTTCATCCTTGGTGGCATCCTGGGTTTTATCCCAGTTGCCTGGAATCTTCATGGCATCCTTCGGGACTTCTACTCACCACTGGTTcctgacagcatgaaatttgagATTGGAGAGGCCCTTTACTTGGGCATTATTTCAGCCCTCTTCTCGCTGGTAGCTGGAGTCAtcctctgcttctcctgctcGCCTCAGGGAAATCGTACCAACTACTATGATGGCTACCAGGCCCAGCCTCTTACCACAAGGAGCTCTCCAAGGCCTGGGCAACAGCCCAAAGCCAAGAATGAGTTCAACTCCTACAGCCTGACTGG CGTGTCCAGACTGGGCTGTGAATGA